From Elusimicrobiota bacterium:
GCTATCTGCACGAGCACGCCGGACTCGAAGCCCGGCGCCTGACCGCGGCGGGGTTCGGGGAGTTCCACCCGATCCAGGGCAACGACACCCCGGAGGGCCGCGAGGCCAACCGGCGCGTCGTGCTCGTCATCGACCCGGCCGGGACCACGCCATGAAGGCCCGCCCGCGACGGCACGCGCGCCGCAAGCCGGCCCTTGGCCGCCGGGCCGCCCACAAGCGCCCGTCCTCCCGGGGCCCGGCCTTGGCTGAGGAAACCCTGCCGCGCGCGCAAGAGTGGGCCCAGGTCCCCTGCCCCTATTGCGGGGAGCAGCTCGAGGTCCTGGTCGGCGCCGACGAGGACGGACACACCCGCTTCGAGGACTGCTCGGTCTGCTGCCGCACCGTGTCCTTGCACGTCACTTGGGATGAAGGTGAGACGCAGGTGGAGGCGGTCAGGGACTAGCCCCTTGCCGTAACGAGCGAGTCGCCCCTTGGGCGACTCGCAACCGCCTCCCCCCCTATGAGGGGGGAGGCGGTTCCGTTAGGGGTGGCCAGCCGTACAGACAGGAGTCGCCCAGCGGGCGACTCGGGCACCCCCCAAAGGCTACTTCTTGACTATATCGAGCAGCTCGACCTCGAACACGAGCGTGGCTCCGCCGGGGATGCCCGGCCGGCCCTCGTCTCCATAGGCGATGGACGCGGGGCAAATGAGCTTGGCCTTGCCCCCCACCTTCATCTTCTGGATACCCTCGGTCCAGCAAGGGATGACGCCCCCGAGCGGGAACTCCGTTGGCTGCCCCCTCTGCACCGAGCTGTCGAACACCTTGCCGTCCGGGAAGGTGCCGGTGTAGTGGACCTTGACCGTGTCCGCGGCCTTAGGGCTCGCCCCGGTGCCGGCCTTAATTTCCTTATAAATGAGCCCGGAAGGGAAAGCCTTTGCGCCCGCCTCCTTGGCCGACTTATCCAGGAATTCCTTGGGGTCCTGGACCGGCTCCTTCTTGACCACTTCGGCGAGTTCCACCTCGAAGACGAGGGCCGCCCCGCCCGGGATGCCGCCCGTGCCGCGGTCGCCGTAGGCGATGTCGGAGGGGCAG
This genomic window contains:
- a CDS encoding CPXCG motif-containing cysteine-rich protein: MKARPRRHARRKPALGRRAAHKRPSSRGPALAEETLPRAQEWAQVPCPYCGEQLEVLVGADEDGHTRFEDCSVCCRTVSLHVTWDEGETQVEAVRD